One Azospirillum brasilense DNA window includes the following coding sequences:
- a CDS encoding TRAP transporter large permease has protein sequence MDQTTASIVVVVTMLLMLGTGIWVALALAGVGFVAMALFTTRPVGMVMATNIWGASTSWTLTALPLFIWMGEILFRTRISSDMFKGLAPWTGWLPGRLMHVNIVGCTIFAAVSGSSAATAATIGRMTIPELTRRGYDPMMIVGSLAGAGTLGLLIPPSIIMIVYGVAADVSIARLFIAGVIPGIVLTGLFMLYVGGWSLLNPNRVPPREARQSFAEKIRDTGSLIPVMLLIVGVLGSIYAGIATPTEAAGIGVLGSLLLAMVTGTMSWATFRDSVMGAAHTSCMIGFILAGAAFLTVAMGYTGIPRLLAEWITSMQLSTAALLVVLTLFFIVMGCFLDGISMVVLTTSVILPMVQNAGIDLLWFGIYIIIVVEMAQITPPVGFNLFVLQSMTGKSIFTIGKASLPFFVMMILMVALLWIFPGMVTWLPSLMIG, from the coding sequence ATGGACCAGACGACCGCTTCCATTGTCGTCGTGGTGACGATGCTCCTGATGCTGGGGACCGGAATCTGGGTGGCCCTGGCGCTGGCCGGCGTCGGCTTCGTCGCCATGGCGCTGTTTACCACCCGCCCCGTCGGCATGGTCATGGCCACCAACATCTGGGGCGCCAGCACGAGCTGGACCCTGACCGCCCTGCCGCTGTTCATCTGGATGGGCGAGATCCTCTTCCGAACGCGCATTTCGTCGGACATGTTCAAGGGGCTGGCGCCATGGACGGGCTGGCTGCCGGGACGGCTGATGCACGTCAACATCGTCGGCTGCACGATCTTCGCCGCCGTCTCTGGCTCCTCGGCCGCGACCGCCGCGACCATCGGGCGGATGACCATCCCGGAGCTGACCCGGCGCGGCTACGACCCGATGATGATCGTCGGCTCGCTGGCCGGCGCCGGAACGTTGGGCCTGCTGATCCCGCCCTCGATCATCATGATCGTCTATGGCGTGGCGGCGGACGTGTCGATCGCCCGGCTGTTCATCGCCGGCGTCATTCCTGGGATCGTGCTGACAGGCCTGTTCATGCTCTATGTGGGCGGCTGGTCGCTGCTGAATCCCAACCGCGTGCCGCCGCGGGAGGCGCGCCAGAGCTTCGCGGAGAAGATCCGCGATACCGGGTCGCTGATCCCGGTCATGCTGCTGATCGTCGGAGTGCTCGGCTCCATCTACGCGGGCATCGCCACGCCGACGGAGGCCGCGGGCATCGGCGTTCTTGGATCGCTGCTGCTGGCCATGGTCACCGGCACGATGAGCTGGGCGACCTTTCGCGACAGCGTGATGGGGGCGGCGCACACCTCCTGCATGATCGGCTTCATCCTGGCGGGAGCGGCCTTCCTGACCGTCGCCATGGGCTACACCGGCATTCCGCGCCTGCTGGCGGAGTGGATCACCTCCATGCAGCTCTCCACCGCGGCGCTGCTGGTCGTGCTGACGCTGTTCTTCATCGTCATGGGCTGCTTCCTCGACGGCATTTCGATGGTCGTGCTGACCACCTCGGTCATCCTGCCGATGGTGCAGAACGCCGGGATCGACCTGCTGTGGTTCGGCATCTACATCATCATCGTGGTGGAGATGGCGCAGATCACCCCACCGGTGGGCTTCAACCTGTTCGTCCTGCAATCCATGACGGGCAAGAGCATCTTCACGATCGGCAAGGCCAGCCTGCCCTTCTTCGTGATGATGATCCTGATGGTAGCGCTGCTCTGGATCTTCCCGGGCATGGTAACGTGGCTGCCCTCGCTGATGATCGGGTGA
- a CDS encoding TRAP transporter small permease, whose amino-acid sequence MRTALTFLYRAAEILGAVFLVLIAVLIVSQVFARLANRMVPGADELAGYCMAASFFLMLGPALRRGAHIRVGVLVDRLRGGPRRVVELVCLGFGTALSGYFAWYWLRMTYDSYDFGDLGQGVLPIPLWIPQAAMGVGLVILVVAFLDDLLAVIRGREASYQSAGMQSEG is encoded by the coding sequence ATGCGCACCGCATTGACCTTCCTTTACCGCGCCGCCGAGATCCTGGGCGCGGTGTTCCTGGTGCTGATCGCCGTGCTGATCGTGTCCCAGGTCTTCGCCCGGCTGGCCAACCGCATGGTGCCGGGAGCCGACGAACTGGCCGGCTACTGCATGGCCGCCTCCTTCTTCCTCATGCTCGGTCCGGCGCTGCGCCGCGGCGCGCACATCCGCGTCGGCGTGCTGGTCGACCGGCTGCGCGGCGGTCCCCGCCGTGTCGTGGAACTGGTCTGCCTCGGCTTCGGCACGGCGCTGAGCGGCTATTTCGCGTGGTACTGGCTGCGCATGACCTACGATTCCTACGATTTCGGCGATCTGGGACAGGGCGTGCTGCCCATCCCGCTGTGGATTCCGCAGGCCGCCATGGGCGTCGGGCTGGTCATTCTGGTGGTGGCCTTCCTGGACGACCTGCTGGCGGTGATCCGGGGGCGCGAGGCGTCCTACCAAAGCGCCGGCATGCAGAGCGAGGGCTGA